A stretch of the Porites lutea chromosome 12, jaPorLute2.1, whole genome shotgun sequence genome encodes the following:
- the LOC140921751 gene encoding uncharacterized protein, whose product MTPGVDSFLHKQGLKIVHGTRKVGVVELKRHYFRGLSLSDLRGVQLHGFANASEKAYGGGVYLRVKLTLELSSPNLSRPNLELPHASLISRLINPSDSADAGYSASIRVSAPLVSKIEAQSPETLEEGEVQRLVYATRKEKDDGLKEELEEVKAMLPDKTQRALDLACEKGASNWLRVIPLKDMDFDLNKREFRDAVRLRYDWPIPDNPSVCVCGNVFTVDHAMICQRGGLVIQRHNEIRDLQAELLDMVCYDVQVEPALQPITGEQLARGTNQAPDARLDVHCRGFLERQRAAFFDIRVCHPNADSYRDLSPKQLYRIHENEKKRKYNSRVTEIEQGTFTPLVFTTTGGMADECLRYHSRLAELLSAKKQESYATTISWVRAKMSFAILRSALLCLRGSRTPRRRNLDVRDRDLEIEKGQAGLP is encoded by the exons atgaccccAGGTGTTGATTCATTTCTTCATAAACAGGGGTTGAAAATCGTTCACGGTACTAGGAAGGTTGGAGTGGTAGAGCTGAAGAGGCATTATTTCCGTGGGTTGTCATTATCCGATTTACGAGGCGTTCAACTCCACGGGTTCGCAAATGCTTCTGAGAAGGCCTATGGAGGAGGTGTTTATTTGCGTGTTAAACTAACACTGGAACTGTCCTCACCCAACTTGTCCCGTCCAAACCTCGAGTTGCCCCATGCCTCGTTG ATTTCTAGACTCATAAATCCATCTGATAGTGCGGATGCGGGGTATTCAGCGTCTATTAGGGTAAGCGCTCCACTTGTAAGCAAAATAGAGGCGCAATCCCCTGAGACCCTAGAAGAAGGCGAGGTACAACGACTGGTATACGCCACTCGGAAAGAAAAGGATGATGGGCTAAAAGAAGAGCTTGAGGAGGTGAAGGCCATGTTGCCAGACAAGACACAGAGAGCCTTGGACCTGGCCTGTGAAAAAGGCGCATCCAACTGGCTTAGAGTTATTCCTCTCAAAGACATGGATTTTGATCTCAACAAGCGGGAATTTCGTGATGCTGTGAGGCTTCGATATGATTGGCCAATACCGGATAATCCGTCAGTATGCGTTTGTGGGAACGTGTTTACAGTAGATCACGCGATGATCTGCCAGCGTGGAGGCTTAGTTATTCAGCGCCACAATGAAATACGCGATCTACAGGCCGAGCTGCTTGACATGGTTTGTTACGATGTGCAAGTTGAACCCGCGTTACAACCTATTACAGGCGAACAGCTTGCCAGAGGTACTAACCAAGCCCCTGATGCACGCCTTGACGTCCACTGTAGGGGTTTCTTGGAAcgacagagggctgcatttttcgatataagggtgtgtcatcccaatgcggactcgtatagagatcttagccccaagcaactctacaggattcatgaaaatgaaaagaagcgaaaatacaactctcgcgtcacagaaatagagcaaggcacattcaccccactggtatttacaacgacgggagggatggctgacgaatgcctgagataccactcaagattagccgagctattatctgcaaaaaagcaagagagctacgccacaacaatttcatgggtcagggcTAAAatgtcctttgcaattttgcggagcgcgctcctatgcctaaggggatcgagaaccccgagaaggaggaacttagatgttagggacagggatctagaaatagagaagggtcaagcaggacttccctag